One Harpia harpyja isolate bHarHar1 chromosome 11, bHarHar1 primary haplotype, whole genome shotgun sequence genomic window, CTGCAGTTGCTCACCGTGTTGTTCATCAGCTGAGTAACAGCAACGCTGCTTACGGTTTGAACAGCACGACCAGCATTCCACCCCACAAGCAAGGCACGGTAGCTACCCGTGTGAAGCCATGCTGTCCAGCCAGCATTGGCATCTATTCTGTTTATGCTTGGAAAGCTGTCTTTCAAGAATCACAATGATGAATGTTTTACCTAAATGGAAGTTAAGGTTCAGCAGATTTTGAAGGTATTCTCTCAGGAAAGCTTAATACTTAACCAAGGGAGTTAATTTTTCAATTCCTGCAGATATACAGCTAAACAAAAATATCTGGCTTCAGAGACATGTTTTTGACATTTTGCCTGTTTCCTGTGTAAGGCCTCAGGAAGGAATAATGGTACATACACCTAtgcatcagccacagctttctgCTGATTGATTCAACCTATAGAAAATGACACCATTTGTAACTTCTGGTGTTGATACAAGCTGGACCTAATCCTCTAGTGCGTGCCATGTATTTGGCTTGCCCAATTCAAAGTATCAAAACTGAATAACTGCTCCAAAGAGTTGTGATTTATCACATCACCAGCTATCCCAACACAAATGGCAAGACTATAACAATATAGctctgcaaattttaaaaataaactttgctaACACGTGGCCCTTGCAGTACAAGCTGCTTCTGGACTTTGGTGGGAACTCACCAAAATTTAAGTATGTACTTCAAGTTTTACTATGAGAGGATTTTagtttatttcctttctccccaCTTCACCTGCTTCAAGTGCTGCTGTGTATCACTTCTTACTGCTTGCTTACTCCAAGTTTTAATTGACTGTAAGTACTCTTCTTTACATGCAGGAAGTTTTAATGAACTTGAACAAAAGTCCAGCCTTTGCTTTTACAGGACCAGAAAGTTTTCACAACACATATGAAAGTCAGTGTTGCAGAAGCTGGGGGAGGGGcaccaaagagaaagaaatgtgcttgctctgaaaagctgctttttcaaattTGAGTCACAAGACTTGCTTAGGAGATTCTAGGACAAGTACAATACTATTCAATTGGTCAGAAATACTTGCCAAAggttttccaaaaaagaaaaaaccctccagTATTAAATCCTGCCAGAACTGCTGTATTTTAGCTTTAGTATTAGGCAATATGTTAGTAGGCCATAGAAGCACCAGATAATCTCGAGCAATATACACGTTACAAAACACAAAGCTAAGTCCACAGAAAAGAATGTTTTAGAACTGTGAACAGATAGAGCTTGAGcaaaaaatcactgcttttatCGCCTATTGATTTTAAGCCCATCTATAGCATTTTAACAGTAAACTTGTACAGCCAGTGCACCACAAGAAACCATGCTATAATTCTATCACACATTATGTAATGGAAAGCAGTATCTTAGAATAATTTTATACTGGTTTTAAACCATTATTTGAACACCACTGCTGCCAGACAGTATCAAATGCTGTATTAGACACTATCTTTAAAATCCCTATCAGAGCACACAGTCAAAACACATTAAACAGCTCTCTTCTATAAAACACGCATTTCTCTCTATACAGTTGTGAAATGATTGCTGGAGCTGACTTATTGATATGCCCACCTCTTAAgagaaggtaaacctccagggcggaatgcagtggatatgcaaggaatctgttccataataattccctaagcaacataacctgcaaccttagatgttagcaacaccaggggagcttggtttgctgactctgagaaacaacacgggAGGTGGAGCGGAGTGGAAACACTGCGGCCAGGCTCTGCGATATCATCACAGGGACGGGAACTGGATGGCCCTATGGAACTGATAAACCGCACGGTTGTTATCCTGAGCCAGCCTTGAACCagcagttttccattttctgtcgGTCATGTCCTCTGGATGAAATtcgctcattataatctcattataataccaaaacacacctccatcccaaaggcTACCCGCCTTCGAGGTGCGACCActcctcactgagcatgcgctctgaatttctCTCGCTTATACCTTCAGAAGTAAAGCAAGAAGactttacaccaatcataataaaggtatgtatgactagaatcactcaagctccacctaaaaataagaaaatagtataaaaatgGCTTTAGAGAGGAGGAgtgctagggaagacaccatcatagacaagtcaggaggacatcacTGATTTCTGGGATCAGctgacaggctgaacctctcttccctcccacaGGGACGCCTGTTGGGTGAGATTTGAACCCTTGgttgtaccgagtgcttccctgggaaactcagaaatctctacagagtttttccataatttagcgtGCTTacagtcgactgtattattatttgcatgtgctttgcagacagtgtatttatcaccggcattccaaaagaacctgtacttcTGTTGCTTCAATAAACTGCACGATTTATTAATCTAGCTGTGAGGGTTCTCACTGAATGCGACCAAGCTCCTTAAGTCTGGCCATGTTAGTTCATTGAACACGACTAGACTGAAAGTACATTGCGCTATTCGTGTATCCATGATTGaggtagttcaatatattgaacatgACCGGACTTACAGTGTCAAactgggcatcactcagaatctaaacctAGCCACCCCTAGCCCCTccgatatctgaggacaagctggaatgcagaggggtttattttctgccaagctTCTTTACCCTCTAATGTAACAACATTCTGCTCTTGTTCTGTACCAGGGTCTAGTGACTGAGATCCTTCCTTCAAAAAGGTGttttcagaagcagaagaaatatcCACCAAGTTTCTTACctgttttaactttttctttttgtcttttacagACAGGTTTTTATCTTTGATAATGTTCTCCAAGAGCTCTGTCACTGCAGCTTGAGAGGTAGAAACCTTTTGTTCTTCAAACTCCTGAGGAGTTATTTGTTTGCAGTATGAATATGTTGGCAATATGGCACAAATTTCTTCCTTTGGATATTTGCACTGAAACAAGAGTTGAAAGGTTTGCATATACTCAAATGATTATGTACTACTTCAGTAAGAAGGTACCCAAGAAACATCCAAGCATACTAACTTACAGCGACATCATGAGTCGCAAAACATTATAACGTAGCTAATATCCATGATTGCACCAACCGTTTAATAAAAGTTTACATTCAAAATATAGTGGGTTTATTTGCAGTTTTCCCATCCCACCTTCAGAAGTAACAAATACTTTGCAATTAGCAAATGAACTTAAACTTCTGTCATGCCACCAACCTGAGCCATCTTCACGTATTCTATGTGATCTCGCACTGCAACCTGCAGGTAAGTTggtactttaaatatttcttgttgaTGGTCCATTAGAAATGAAACTAATCGTGTGGAAAGCAGCTCATCAAGATCTACTTCTTCTGCACAGCATAGCACGCATCGAGAAAAAGTCTGTATCATCTAGAAGTGTTTAGCAGATCATTAGTACGTGAAGTTGAGGGATTTGCCTTCTTTCCAGTCTACACAAGTGGCACAATGCATCCTCCAATAGCAACTTTCATTGCAATCTCTCTTGCCTGCACCACTGGTCAAGAGAGGGAGAAAAccaattataattttttcctcatctgaAATAAAGTAGCTTCTTATAACATTAGACTTGTACTTTTTTTGGATTGAACAGTACTTTCAattaagaaatacatatttaaagaGGTGATAATAAGAAAAAGTCTTCCCCTGTAGAAAAGTGTACATCTTCAATTAGTCATCTTGAGACAAGTGAGGTgataaaaaaaacctgcagagcCAACCTAACCAAGACCTAATGCACACCAAGATCCAgttttaaatagctttaaaaaaacatttttacagctttCATATTTCCAGCTTTTAGTAGGCTTATTTTAAATTAGCGTGTGCAGATACTTTGCTGTTTTACCTCATCTTGTTTGACAAAAAATCATTAGTTATTCCAATGAAAGCTTGAACTCAGACCTTGAAAGCTAGTCTTTAAACTCACTAGGCAATCAATTTACTTCTGTGGAACTGTTTTTGTCATAACTTCACACACGCAAGTGTTTAGCCCAAGAAAGGTTTTCTACAGACACTTTGCCAACACCTTTTAAGTTAAATGGCAGTTAGGTGAGAAATCAGACTAAACAATCATTTGCActcttttaagaaattatttcccttctcctcccaaacTACACAAAAGCAACACcaatatttgaaatatattagGATGGAGACAAGAAAGCACTTGCTTCAAATCAGGTTTTTGTAAATATTCTGGACATGAAAAATTGCCCGTTAATCACTATTTAATTGCAATGAGCCAAGAACCTCAAGTACGAAATACAGCTAGCATTCTTAGCGTTACTTCAgcaatattcttaaaaaaatagatataacTGCACTCATCATTCTCTTACCAAAGAACGCGTGCCCATTGCATCATGCAGTCGTGGCATATCAACATTTTCACTGATCCGAGAGATCATACGCATTAGGAGCTGAATCTTTCTACGATTTGGTGGCGGAAGCAACAAACAACATATCTGTAGTGCTTCAACGGCAATTCTTTCTAAATGAGGCTGAAGGAGATCTACAAGTTAATTATAAAGACAGCTGTCATTAAGACTTGAACAAACTTTCAGGATATTTTTATCTCAGtaccagaaatttcttttttttcaatgacAATAATCTATGTTTCATAGAAATCAGCTGTAACATAGTAGATAAAGTTACGTGGCCTTTTTTTGTGTGGTCACGCTCAACTTGCTTCAGTATGATAAACTGCTGGTACAATTAAGAAATTATACTAACATTATTCACAGAAGTATTTCCAGAAAACGTGTTTCAAAGACTGGAAAAAGACATCTCCTTCAACAGGCAGGTCTGTGCAAATGCCCTGCCTCACTCTTAAACAGTGTCTAGGTCAGAATTACTTATGACTTACCTGAACAGAAAGGTGAATTACTGACACATCAAGTTTAAGACTCCAAAGATACTACATGCTACTATTTGTTAGCAGAGGTAGGAAAGACTGCCTTTAGACAGGGCAATGTAgcaaccagaatttttttttttttttttttaaaaacccacaggTGATGTTATATGCATATCAAAAAACCTAGCAACAGTGCCAAAGATTAAGGAAGCAGAGATTAGTTAGACAACGCAATAAGCCGATACAACATGCTTCAGAAAGCCATCTTACTTTGCGTGCCAGTCAACATATAAGAAGAGTGAGTGAAAGAGTATTCTGAGAGTTCTGTGGTACTTTTACAGAGTCTTTTTTTGACGGTGGTATCAGAAACCTCAGTCCTGACGTCCACTGAAGAAGCCACACcagaagtatttggttttccttgcCCACAAAGTTGAGACCTTGGCTTTACTGTGATTTCAGCAACTGGTACATTAATGCTAGCGCAACTTTTGGAGTCCCTCTTGCCAAGTAAACTCAGAGACCTGCATATTTGCTTCGATCCGTGATTTTCATTAAATAGCTCTTTATTCTGAAGAGTTGAGGCAGACACTCTCTTGATACCATGGGTTTGTTTTTGACATGTGTTATCAAAACCAAGCCCCAATACAGAATTAGCTTTATGTTCATACGGTAGtgactgttttccatttcttgtgCCCAGGATGGTGTTCACATCACTTTGCCTGAGGGAATCAGCTTCTCCTTTATTACATACACTTGAAGTAGCATCTCCAATTCTTTCCAAAGAGTAACATCTTGTCCTAAATGTTCGAGGTGGATCTTGTTCATTCCTGAAACCTGAAAGATTTTGACAACTTCCTCCTATTAGATTATCAGCACTACCTTGTTTACATGTCAGTTTATATTGCTGCAATTTCTTTGCACATTGTTTTTCAATAGCTAGCTCTTCTGAAAAAGACTTCCTGGAAGCTTcatagtctttcttttttttgtcaggcTCTTTGCGAAGCAGGCTTAGAAGAAGACACTCAGTTGACTTGAAAGAGTTCAAGTGAAGAGTTTTTGAAGGTTGTGGGTCACATTTCTCATCTCGGACAGAATGTTTTCCACTGCATATATCTGGAATTGTGATGTAGCCACACATAActatcagaaaatgaaatataagtTAAGATGCAAGTGGTATGAAAATGAACAAGCTCAGAAAGAAAGTTGCTAACTGAGCAGAGAAGACAACAAATATAAAGACACTAATTTATAGTTGACTCAGTTAGTAAAACCTAAGAAAAATTTAGCTCAGTCCAAAAGCAATCTAACAAGATAACTGCAACCAACAGGCAAGAATAAAGTTAACACTGCAATAGTGAGGAACAGGCAGAACaagcacatatttttaaattatggttATTGCATATTTAGAACGTTAGCTCAGACAGCAATTTATATAGGATATTATGAGACAGAGCTGCATTTCAGTTAATATTGTAATACAGAATTATAGGATTGATGATCTTCCTCAAGTTCAAGCTGCCATACAGATTAGGGGGTCAAGGTCTGCTGTGAATTACAGATTTGTTCCCCAGTTGATATAAACTTATAGCTTGCACTGATTATTTCGAAATTCATACATAcctaaaatattaacaaaaagtTCATAGTATTCAAAAGTAAGTAATGGTTCAGGGAGATTGAGAAAGTAATCAGCAACCGTTCTGAATACATCCCGTTCAAACCCACTGTAAGTTGGTTGGCTCATGTCATTATTTCTAGGCCCTAAAAAGAGGTGAAGAAAGAAAGTTCACAAAAGTATTTACTCTCACAactccattattaaaaaaaaaataattaaaaagtgaacATAAGTTTGTTCTTGTAGGAATGACTGTTTTACAAGAAAAGAATCATGCCAGCAATATACAAATATTTAGTTTAGTTCAGCGCTATACCACTTGTAAGCAAAACCAGCATAAGATATTCTATATAGCCACTGAGGAGTTGTGCTCAGTTTCAACATGCTGTTCCacaccaagaaaataaatgaaaactcatTTATACCCGTTATAGGTTCCTCAGCAAGATAATCACAAACTTCCAAACTACAGTAATCTCAGTTCTCCCACAGGGAGCTCTAGCTTCCAGATCAAGGAGCTCATGCTATGACCAACTTGGAAGAGTGTGCTGAGAAGCCCGCCAATGTATATACATGTTGCTTTACGCATAGGCCAAACAGAGCTGGTCAGCATCTTCTCCCTTTGTGGGGACCTCCTCTTTTCAACTCCTCTATTCAAACGGTTCACCAAGAGAAAGTTTTGTTCACCACTACTCCCATGGTGGATCTTCTCTTCAGAATTGGACAGATAAACAATCCAATAATCCAGGAGATCTGGTTAATAAACCTTGACCGTGTTGCTACAGACAAGAAAGAGAATGAATGAAAGGGGTCCTGGTATGAATAAAATTTGACATTGTATAGATCTTTTAACCCTAACGTTATCGTACTCCACTGAACTCCTACAAATGAAATAAGCTACCTTAAAAAGCCAATTTTAATGAATTAGGAGATGGCAGTTTTAATTACACATGGAACCAAGGAAAATTTAACTTTTGATATGATCAAACTTTATAATCATAATCACATTACTacactaaaatatatatatagtagaACAGTATTCCCCCTGCCAGTATACATATTTTTAGTTTTCACTGCGCAAAGTAACTACTGCCTTAATCATTTGGTTACAGTACAGCTAGCAGATGCAGAGATAAAATCTCCACTTGAACTAATCCACTCAAATTAGAAATTGAgaattcaaaaaaacccagaaaggttGCCTGCAGTTTTCATCTCATGAATACAAAGACCTATCAGTTCTAAATACAGGACTGATGTGGGAATTAAGGTATTGAAATATTCAAAGACCAGTGCTCAGCTATATTTTCCACTTTGATTTAAATCCACTCACCAAGCTCTTCCCTGTCCTGCTTTACCTAACAGTGCTCTTCAGGTAAGAGGCTCTATATATTTGGGaatgcagctgaagaaaaagtgtcatgttgaagagaaaaaaaaaaaaaggggtgtgtgtgtcatTTTCACAAGTGCATATGCTGCAAACTGAACTTCTGAAACCACACTAACCCTGCATGGACCCCTACCACAGTTCCACTGAGCAGCTAGAGATATATGCTGATGTATAAACAACATCCAACCACGTTATAGCTACTGTAGCTTTGAGGGGAACCAATGAAGGAGATTGCCAGGAATCGGGGCAAGACTTAAACAGCAGGGCAAGCACACATATAAAAAGAGCTCATCATCTGTGATTTCATTTGAGGCACTCATCTAACTCTAGCATGCCCTGTTAGCCATTTAAAGAGGCAGggtttttttcggggggggggggggagggggggggaaggtcaGTCTAATTGTCCTCTGCTTCTCCAGAATCTTTTCAAAGCCTGCTTCATAGAGATGCAAAGCTTACAAATTGTGATCTGTATGTGTTTGTAACACAATTTCAAACACATCTAACAAAGGAAGCCTCAAAGGCAGTTAGATTCTGTGAAGCTGCATAAAAATCAATGGCACTGTAAAGGAAAAAGGCAATTAGTACCACACAGGTCTGCTACAGCACATGCTGAAGAACAAAACCACTCCTTTATTAGCAAGAGAATCCACATCAGACTGAGCCATTAAAAACTGAACTTCATAGGTTCACTGAGAAGTACTCCCCCACTCCCTCCATGTGTGAAAACCTGTGTTAATTGTATTACTCCACAGTAAATACATTCCCAGTAATTCCAAGGCAGCTGCTCAAGTACACATAACACTGATGCCTTAGGTAACTGATGCTTCTTTTCTGAAGTTTAAGATTTAACATCACGCCTTACTAAATTTTACATTTAAGCAgatacacaaagaaaacaaaacagagaagcaCTAGGCTTTCTGTAAGTTATAACCACTTTCAGTTTCGCTGCTTGATATTTCATACATTAATACCAAAACAAGGGAGGCATGCAGACTGACTCTCCATCTGCAAACAATGAAAGTTCAGTTCCGTCACACAGCACATTTAACAGCTAAAATGTCTGACTTTAAAAATCCATCTCATCTGCCACACAGTGATTGGTAAGGCATTGAAGGCCTTCATTTTCCACAGCTGAACTATAAAGGTATCTTACTGGGTTTTAAGCATAAGCTTTttctaaagacagtttaagaaaaaGGTGGGGAAGCAGATAAGGAAGTACCAGAGGAGCTATACTCCAAGTCCAGGATCCAAGGACAAGTGAGTGGAACTCTTCCTTCTGTTCTCATGACAAATTTAGTAATAAAGCTGACTACAAGAGCATGCTTTTGTCTCAAATCCTTTGCAaaattttgtttgatttcttttaagaCAACTGGTTTTCTGTGAATTGGCCTCCCCAGTTTAATATGAGATGCAGGAACTGTTTTAGTCCAGCTCAAAGCCAgtaactggaaaaggaaaggccCTTTACTTCTGAAAACCTGCATTAGAAGAAACCACACAGGTTTTGCCCAACCACTCAAGTTTTCTCCCTGCCTGACTCTTTGTTAATAGGAATTATTTGTGTAAAAAACAGTCCTTAACTTTTTCATGGCCTCAGACAGCATGCTTCCACTGAAAGCTTAGAGTTTAATTAATTCTCCTGTACATTTCATGGATTAAGGAACACCGAAACCCCTCTTCTTCCACTAATTTAATCTGTTCACATTGCCAAAAATTCATATGCAGAGTCAGACAATGCAACCTAAAAGCAGGATAACTAGCTAGACTGGTAAAGGACTGATATCTTGATTGCCTGAAATATAACATATTTAACATGCATTAACTCTTTTAGGTTACATTTCTGTGCAATAATTTGCCATGCATTGCTTTCATCCCTTCTCAACAGATCAAGGCACTTAGATTATTTGGATTTCCAAAATGAAACATCACAATTGACATTAACACGCAAGTATATTTCACTTTCACCTCAAAATAGGTTTCTGGAACTTGAAAGCTATTCAGTGACTTACAGTATGCGAGGCATTTCATAGCTGACAACACCCAGTGAGGGAGgtcttctaaaacaaacaaacaagtacaGTATTTATACATAAATTTATACATAAAAAGACTTAACTAATACAAATAATGGCACACATGTAATAAATATAAAAGATCAAatttaaaaccaatttaaaatattgctaCACACGTGTAATCTAAGTGTGAATGCAATACACTTACAAAACCTTCTAGACAAACATACTGAACTGTACTCtagtttggaaaaaaagtgtaaaagaCCATGAAACATAttactttaaatataatttactgtTTGTTACAATGCACCATACAGAATCTTTaagcaaaaacagaaaaaacaaacaaaatcttacCTGATTTGTTCTGCAAAATAACAACACCATGTTTGCTTGTGTTAGTCATATTGTATATGACATACTCAGGAACTATCTGTGTTGGCTGCAAGACTTCTTCCAAAGATGGGATGCCTAAAATGGTTTGCAAACTGTGGGGAGGAAAAGAGCAGATGTTGTCTAAAAGGTTTGCTAGTAATGAATGAAAACAAGTTCTTTCTGTACTACTCAAACACCAGTTACTTGATAAACTAGTTTGCTGTTTAATAAATTCACACTTCCAGAAGGACAATTTGAGGACACACTTTTTCCTGGGACAAACACCAAAAACCATTAAGAACAAGCATCTATGATACTTGAAATATACTTCAACACAAGCAACAATAAATTTCAATAAGTTTCTTAAATACAACAATCCAATGTTAATAAATACATGAGAAAGCATATGTAAACAATAGTTAGTAAAAAACATTAAACctgaaacataattttaaaatttgcaagCCAAAAGCTTGATTGGGCCATTACATGCCCAAAGCACATATACAAGAAGGTACTTTTTACAATTTATTACTTACTGTATTAGAATTATATTTCTCCAAGTTTCTTGCACATATTCGTGGCTTATTTCCTTCCTATGCAGAATGTCTTCCTTGTTTTCCTCTATTATATCTG contains:
- the DEPDC1 gene encoding DEP domain-containing protein 1A isoform X2; the protein is MEGRPAAPGPYRATKLWNEITRYFRAGMPLRKHRQHFKKHGSCFTASEAVEWLHEVLRNNSNFGPEVTRQQTVQLLRKFLKNHVIEDIKGRWGSENLEDNGALYRFPSTSPVKPLPSSCPPKENLENFSRDKERLFKLPHLSRRTFKKHEFLQSLENLENTNPDIIEENKEDILHRKEISHEYVQETWRNIILIHLQTILGIPSLEEVLQPTQIVPEYVIYNMTNTSKHGVVILQNKSEDLPHWVLSAMKCLAYWPRNNDMSQPTYSGFERDVFRTVADYFLNLPEPLLTFEYYELFVNILDICSGKHSVRDEKCDPQPSKTLHLNSFKSTECLLLSLLRKEPDKKKKDYEASRKSFSEELAIEKQCAKKLQQYKLTCKQGSADNLIGGSCQNLSGFRNEQDPPRTFRTRCYSLERIGDATSSVCNKGEADSLRQSDVNTILGTRNGKQSLPYEHKANSVLGLGFDNTCQKQTHGIKRVSASTLQNKELFNENHGSKQICRSLSLLGKRDSKSCASINVPVAEITVKPRSQLCGQGKPNTSGVASSVDVRTEVSDTTVKKRLCKSTTELSEYSFTHSSYMLTGTQNLLQPHLERIAVEALQICCLLLPPPNRRKIQLLMRMISRISENVDMPRLHDAMGTRSLMIQTFSRCVLCCAEEVDLDELLSTRLVSFLMDHQQEIFKVPTYLQVAVRDHIEYVKMAQCKYPKEEICAILPTYSYCKQITPQEFEEQKVSTSQAAVTELLENIIKDKNLSVKDKKKKLKQFQKEYPLIYQNRFPTTENEAMLFDNKPTIKQPMLSLRKPRFRSLRY
- the DEPDC1 gene encoding DEP domain-containing protein 1A isoform X5; the encoded protein is MEGRPAAPGPYRATKLWNEITRYFRAGMPLRKHRQHFKKHGSCFTASEAVEWLHEVLRNNSNFGPEVTRQQTVQLLRKFLKNHVIEDIKGRWGSENLEDNGALYRFPSTSPVKPLPSSCPPKENLENFSRDKERLFKLPHLSRRTFKKHEFLQSLENLENTNPDIIEENKEDILHRKEISHEYVQETWRNIILIHLQTILGIPSLEEVLQPTQIVPEYVIYNMTNTSKHGVVILQNKSEDLPHWVLSAMKCLAYYLLQPHLERIAVEALQICCLLLPPPNRRKIQLLMRMISRISENVDMPRLHDAMGTRSLMIQTFSRCVLCCAEEVDLDELLSTRLVSFLMDHQQEIFKVPTYLQVAVRDHIEYVKMAQCKYPKEEICAILPTYSYCKQITPQEFEEQKVSTSQAAVTELLENIIKDKNLSVKDKKKKLKQFQKEYPLIYQNRFPTTENEAMLFDNKPTIKQPMLSLRKPRFRSLRY
- the DEPDC1 gene encoding DEP domain-containing protein 1A isoform X4, with the protein product MEGRPAAPGPYRATKLWNEITRYFRAGMPLRKHRQHFKKHGSCFTASEAVEWLHEVLRNNSNFGPEVTRQQTVQLLRKFLKNHVIEDIKGRWGSENLEDNGALYRFPSTSPVKPLPSSCPPKENLENFSRDKERLFKLPHLSRRTFKKHEFLQSLENLENTNPDIIEENKEDILHRKEISHEYVQETWRNIILIHLQTILGIPSLEEVLQPTQIVPEYVIYNMTNTSKHGVVILQNKSEDLPHWVLSAMKCLAYWPRNNDMSQPTYSGFERDVFRTVADYFLNLPEPLLTFEYYELFVNILDLLQPHLERIAVEALQICCLLLPPPNRRKIQLLMRMISRISENVDMPRLHDAMGTRSLMIQTFSRCVLCCAEEVDLDELLSTRLVSFLMDHQQEIFKVPTYLQVAVRDHIEYVKMAQCKYPKEEICAILPTYSYCKQITPQEFEEQKVSTSQAAVTELLENIIKDKNLSVKDKKKKLKQFQKEYPLIYQNRFPTTENEAMLFDNKPTIKQPMLSLRKPRFRSLRY
- the DEPDC1 gene encoding DEP domain-containing protein 1A isoform X1, which gives rise to MEGRPAAPGPYRATKLWNEITRYFRAGMPLRKHRQHFKKHGSCFTASEAVEWLHEVLRNNSNFGPEVTRQQTVQLLRKFLKNHVIEDIKGRWGSENLEDNGALYRFPSTSPVKPLPSSCPPKENLENFSRDKERLFKLPHLSRRTFKKHEFLQSLENLENTNPDIIEENKEDILHRKEISHEYVQETWRNIILIHLQTILGIPSLEEVLQPTQIVPEYVIYNMTNTSKHGVVILQNKSEDLPHWVLSAMKCLAYWPRNNDMSQPTYSGFERDVFRTVADYFLNLPEPLLTFEYYELFVNILVMCGYITIPDICSGKHSVRDEKCDPQPSKTLHLNSFKSTECLLLSLLRKEPDKKKKDYEASRKSFSEELAIEKQCAKKLQQYKLTCKQGSADNLIGGSCQNLSGFRNEQDPPRTFRTRCYSLERIGDATSSVCNKGEADSLRQSDVNTILGTRNGKQSLPYEHKANSVLGLGFDNTCQKQTHGIKRVSASTLQNKELFNENHGSKQICRSLSLLGKRDSKSCASINVPVAEITVKPRSQLCGQGKPNTSGVASSVDVRTEVSDTTVKKRLCKSTTELSEYSFTHSSYMLTGTQNLLQPHLERIAVEALQICCLLLPPPNRRKIQLLMRMISRISENVDMPRLHDAMGTRSLMIQTFSRCVLCCAEEVDLDELLSTRLVSFLMDHQQEIFKVPTYLQVAVRDHIEYVKMAQCKYPKEEICAILPTYSYCKQITPQEFEEQKVSTSQAAVTELLENIIKDKNLSVKDKKKKLKQFQKEYPLIYQNRFPTTENEAMLFDNKPTIKQPMLSLRKPRFRSLRY
- the DEPDC1 gene encoding DEP domain-containing protein 1A isoform X3, giving the protein MEGRPAAPGPYRATKLWNEITRYFRAGMPLRKHRQHFKKHGSCFTASEAVEWLHEVLRNNSNFGPEVTRQQTVQLLRKFLKNHVIEDIKGRWGSENLEDNGALYRFPSTSPVKPLPSSCPPKENLENFSRDKERLFKLPHLSRRTFKKHEFLQSLENLENTNPDIIEENKEDILHRKEISHEYVQETWRNIILIHLQTILGIPSLEEVLQPTQIVPEYVIYNMTNTSKHGVVILQNKSEDLPHWVLSAMKCLAYWPRNNDMSQPTYSGFERDVFRTVADYFLNLPEPLLTFEYYELFVNILVMCGYITIPDICSGKHSVRDEKCDPQPSKTLHLNSFKSTECLLLSLLRKEPDKKKKDYEASRKSFSEELAIEKQCAKKLQQYKLTCKQGSADNLIGGSCQNLSGFRNEQDPPRTFRTRCYSLERIGDATSSVCNKGEADSLRQSDVNTILGTRNGKQSLPYEHKANSVLGLGFDNTCQKQTHGIKRVSASTLQNKELFNENHGSKQICRSLSLLGKRDSKSCASINVPVAEITVKPRSQLCGQGKPNTSGVASSVDVRTEVSDTTVKKRLCKSTTELSEYSFTHSSYMLTGTQNLLQPHLERIAVEALQICCLLLPPPNRRKIQLLMRMISRISENVDMPRLHDAMGTRSLWCRQERLQ